A region from the Mercenaria mercenaria strain notata chromosome 7, MADL_Memer_1, whole genome shotgun sequence genome encodes:
- the LOC123554707 gene encoding tumor necrosis factor ligand superfamily member 6-like isoform X1 has translation MVALLTLVGYWRVLREDIMSPRQQQMCLPLHRFTLADDEEANKQCPGRLKKKLSKKKNSNICCGTWSDVFDKLSTKVVMEKYNSDANPEMSSLNLTNYKCEATNKKQPKAHLVDISEDKKPVSVGMSSKLLWNTDPPSYANSGLRHSKDDGTIYVEKTGHYYISSQLKTRIAEANDTDETLDSIFRHYVHLIRNKGAEGVILEDAKSQCEMASDVSESTSVLGAVFHLEDGDRLYVSTSHPQNIISDKHNNYFSVFSLLDFK, from the exons ATGGTTGCCCTGTTGACACTAGTTGGATACTGGAGGGTGCTACGAGAGGACATTATGAGCCCTAGGCAGCAACAGATGTGTCTGCCATTGCACAGATTCACTTTGGCAGATGATGAAGAGGCAAACAAACAATGTCCTGGTAGACTTAAAAAGAAGCTCAGTAAGaagaaaaattcaaacatttGCTGTGGGACTTGGAGTGATGTGTTTGACAAACTTTCTACAAAG GTTGTCATGGAAAAATATAATAGTGACGCAAATCCTG AAATGAGTTCACTGAACCTGACGAATTATAAATGCGAGGCAACCAACAAGAAGCAACCAAAGGCACATCTTGTGGATATTTCAGAAGATAAAAAGCCAG TTTCAGTGGGGATGTCATCAAAGTTACTATGGAATACTGACCCACCGTCTTATGCAAATTCAGGGTTGAGGCATTCAAAAGATGATGGAACAATATATGTAGAAAAGACTGGTCATTATTACATATCGTCACAATTGAAAACAAGAATTGCGGAAGCGAATGATACAGATGAAACTTTAGACAGCATCTTTAGACATTACGTGCATTTAATCAGAAACAAAGGGGCGGAGGGAGTAATACTTGAAGATGCAAAATCCCAGTGTGAAATGGCGTCAGATGTTTCTGAAAGTACAAGCGTCCTTGGCGCTGTGTTCCACCTCGAGGACGGGGATCGACTGTATGTGTCTACTTCTCATCCTCAAAATATTATTTCTGACAAACACAATAATTACTTCAGTGTGTTCAGCCTTTTAGATTTTAAGTGA